cgtcgcagtgacgtaatttttggatgacgtcatcagataggggtcaggaatcatatatccaaaaattgttacgccacgcccactagaagttattcaggtaagaaagtacatgagacccaCACTTATTGAGTTTGCCACTTGCTACACTTTAAAGATTATTTCGTCTTTCCAGAATTAGGTTtgcttttttttgtatattcatGGGGGTTACTTGAGTCCCTGAAATGTTTCATGTTGCCACTTGCCACTTTAAaggataggatatgatttacatatttatcccgagggagaggaaagccgataaaacgacttaatcatatggcgaaccaccgcctctcgttcggttaccagtccatcgGGTCTTACGAGGGCACAACAAAATTTGCTATTGCAGTATTGGTTGTATGCAGTTTACAATTTTCCCAACCATGGCATAAATGTTAGCATAAATAATCCTTACGAGTGGAGGGCAACTCGCCATGGCTGCATGGTGGCTAACTCATAACCATCCTCCCTACTGCCTCTCAGTCTCGCATCCTTAATGCGAAATTTCAACAATGTTTTTATACAGGTATTTAGCTCTGTTctgtaattagaaaaatatgaataaatgtaTGACAACAGAAGAtggtttttgttcaaaatgtggAGCCATTTTACCACTGCCTGTTGATTCTATGCAATCATACATTACTTGCATCTGTAAGTCAAGAATTCCATGTTCAGAGTTTAATAATATGATTGTAGCTAAAGCTGATATAATACTAAATGAAATTAGAGGCAAATCTACAAAGAAAAAGGCAAGGGATGACAAATCTTCTGGTCCTAAGTTAGAAAGACTATGTGGACATTGCGGGCATAATGAAATGACATACAAAACTCAACAAACTCGATCAGCAGATGAAGGAATGaccatattttattattgcttGAAATGTGGATCATTAGAAAAGGAAGATTCGTAGAGATTCAATAATAATGCATATGAAAATGTGTGTCTGGATGCCACAGACTGGAAAATTTATGATGAGTGCGGGGAAAGATAAGATGCTGTTGCAGTTATACTGTGTTTATTTTTATCGATGTGTCAAGTTCATGCATCGGGAATGAATAATTGGTTGACTATTTTCATTCCCAAATCCCAACATAGATTGGAACCTAAATGAGAGAGTGGTTATATTAAGATGTATTATAGACTTTCCTCTTGctgagtaaaatattgaaatcataTCCTAATTCTATTAATGTAATAATGAGTTCTGATTCAATTGAGGAGACTGCTACTAATTTTTTTAGTGTACACTGATACATAAGCATAGCTATTCATTTTGCTGTGAATACAGCACTGTGAATCTTGTTTTAAAATACAAGACTTTGACTGGACTCTGTTTTGTTTTCTTGCTATACAACTGAtggtaaaaaaatttcaatcgaATTATAAAAAATAGGAGTGTTTAGGAGAGTTATCatgaacaaaaaattttttcaatttaattcagTTATAGTTTAATGCTTAAATATTACCTACAATTGAAAAATACTTTGAATACTTCAATATGGCACTTATTCAGGATGGATGGTTTCGTGAAGTGAATAAGTTTTGGCCAGGCCAATGCATGTCATTAAAAGtggaaaaaattttatttcacgaaaaatctgaatttcaagATGTTCTTATTTTTAAGAGGTAACTTCATTTTTAATGTAGAATAGTTTTTGTGTTTGCTAAGGCATATGCCACTCACTGCATTAATTATATAAGGCAAGAAATAGTATTCCCgttatatagtatatattttaaagttgAAAACATATTTGTCTTATTTTTTACGCATTTACGCAAAAATGAGCTAAAATTCTGATACCTTGCTGCCTTGTGGTACTAAATTACTGCATATGcattttttaaagtaaaaatcTGGTTTCAGCACAGATCATGGAAATGTTCTTGTTCTCGATGGTGTTATCCAATGTACAGAAAGAGATGAATTTTCTTACCAAGAAATGATTACACATGTGCCATTGTGCAGCCATCCTAATCCGGAAAATGTTGGTATTTTACTTGATTTTTTCTTCAGATATTTTAtggtaaaaatataaaacataagtTGAAAGGTATCTGACTTTGCTATAATACATCTTTGTCAAGTATGCATCATCAGAATTTTAGTCACCCCAGGACCGGTGAGCCGAAGCGGTAACATTCGTTAGAGCCAAGCTTTTCATAATGAATATACCTGGAACTACAAGAAGTTGTAATGCCTCcattcaattataaatttttattttagtattctTATACTTATTCAAACCATGAATCTATTCTTTTCGGATTatgctttttcaaatttaatttataatattaattaaaagtttCCAGgttgaatttgttatttaaaagttcagttttaaaatttgaaaggcTTAGGCTATATCATAGTTTTGAGAAAACCTTAATGGCTTGGAGCCCAGCTCTGAAGTAAGCAATGAAGTCTTATAGTCAGATCTGGGGCCACAATTTCAATTCAGTGTGTGCTGGTCTCAGCACTGTCAGTCTATGTAATGCACTCACTCCTTCATGGTTTATATTGTTTGCAGGTTCTTGTTATTGGAGGAGGAGATGGAGGTGTTGTTAGAGAGATTTTGAAGCATGACTGCGTAAAAACTGTAACACAGTGTGAAATTGATGgggtctgttttttttttttttttgagaatataTGCATATCTTATTAAGACTGAGGGATTTTTTTTTTAGGGCAAAagctttttttatataaaagcaGTATTGATCACATAACCACAATGTTCAATAATCAATCTTGCAATGTGAAAATATTATGTTACATATTTCCACCTGTCTCCTATTTTTGTAAGAATCTTGTTAATTAAGAGCTGGATCAGAGTCAGATCATTTGTGGATTCACAAGCTATTAAATTTTGTATCAAAACAAGAGAGttgatgctcaaatatttggacaaagGGGCCAAAACAAAGCAATATTAAATGTTTTACAATACCGGTAGTCTGACCACCAGATCACTGAGATATGGTCATGGAGCCTTGgtacgcaatttttaattttgatgatgtcatcacTCATCATTCAaactttgaagtgaaaaacaaaaTGCCACAAAGTCCACAgatattttggaaataaaaaatctagcaacaacaacaaactttatccactgaaaatttcaaataaattggtcCAATAGTTGAGGGGAAAATAGAGTTTattgcaacaacaacaacataaaaaaacgatccatagatcCACTCCGTAAGTCTAATAAGGTATCTATTTTGAGTCAATGAAATTAACGTtctgtttcatattttatacaCTGAGGAGACTGAGTAATTGAGTTACAATTTGGTTTCTTGTTTCAGCTTGTTATTGATATGTGCAAGAAATATCTTCCTAAAATGGCTTGTCAATATGATAATCCTAAGCTCACACAGCATGTTGGTGATGGATTTAAGTTTATGAAGGAACATCCAAATAGTTTTGACGTCATTATTACTGACTCCTCTGATCCAGAAGGTAAACatgattttgaatttaattactTGGAAAAAAGGGAATTtctaattgaaaattttaaataaatatgttgCCACaactaaaaattatatattgttttattttatgatatgaAATCAATCTAAAAAAAAGGGATGATTTAGAATATAGGTGTAGATGTCTCAACTGGTCATCTTGGGGCAATGCTGTTCTCGTATAAAAACATTTCGCGCTGTGCAAATTTTGTAGCCATAaattttaatctatttcaaGGTTGCTGCTGACAAGTagaccgaatggtcatttcgcggttatcctgtcacttcgataaaaatattttgtgatcTTTCTTGCATTCATGTTATTATGCTTTATCGGAATGGCtaataaaaacgatttgattggtTGAACTGAGTCAAATCAGATCTGTGGAGTCATTTAAGATTTGTCCTGTTTTCACTGGTGTCAAATTCGGAATTCGTCAGTTCTATTAATTTCAGACTTTGAATGATGATTATGGCCGCACAACTTTTCCTtgagggccgcatttggcccgcgggccacaggttgcacacgCCTGAACTAGAATATAAATGGAACctatgtttaataaattttttctacAACAAAATTCATCTACAATCTTGAATTCAAAGTCTATTCAATAAACCATATGATGGTGATAACATTAGAAAGAGac
The sequence above is a segment of the Styela clava chromosome 7, kaStyClav1.hap1.2, whole genome shotgun sequence genome. Coding sequences within it:
- the LOC120327920 gene encoding DNA-directed RNA polymerase I subunit RPA12-like — translated: MNKCMTTEDGFCSKCGAILPLPVDSMQSYITCICKSRIPCSEFNNMIVAKADIILNEIRGKSTKKKARDDKSSGPKLERLCGHCGHNEMTYKTQQTRSADEGMTIFYYCLKCGSLEKEDS
- the LOC120329068 gene encoding spermidine synthase-like isoform X1, coding for MALIQDGWFREVNKFWPGQCMSLKVEKILFHEKSEFQDVLIFKSTDHGNVLVLDGVIQCTERDEFSYQEMITHVPLCSHPNPENVLVIGGGDGGVVREILKHDCVKTVTQCEIDGLVIDMCKKYLPKMACQYDNPKLTQHVGDGFKFMKEHPNSFDVIITDSSDPEGPAEALFEKPYYELMKKALKPNGIICSQGECLWLHLKLIKNMKDFCESVFPRVGYSYTTIPTYPSGQIGFILCSLNENTDFKEPERVLSEDEVEKMNLRYYNSAIHRSSFVLPEFARKVLEK
- the LOC120329068 gene encoding spermidine synthase-like isoform X2 gives rise to the protein MFLFLRDHGNVLVLDGVIQCTERDEFSYQEMITHVPLCSHPNPENVLVIGGGDGGVVREILKHDCVKTVTQCEIDGLVIDMCKKYLPKMACQYDNPKLTQHVGDGFKFMKEHPNSFDVIITDSSDPEGPAEALFEKPYYELMKKALKPNGIICSQGECLWLHLKLIKNMKDFCESVFPRVGYSYTTIPTYPSGQIGFILCSLNENTDFKEPERVLSEDEVEKMNLRYYNSAIHRSSFVLPEFARKVLEK